AAATTGACAGTGGTCGATCTCGGACCCAGGCCCATTATTTCACCTGAAGAAATTAAAAACGCCTGCGACAACGAGTTACTGATTTTAGGCACCGAAATTGAGTGCAACAGCGGGTGTCATGTCACTAAACTCGGTTCAAGGGGGGCACTGGTGAAAGACAAATTAATACCATCTGATGCACGTATTTATCCCTATAAAGTCGGTGCTGGTGATGCTTTTGACATAGTTTTAATTACATTGTACTTGAGAACCCGGGACATTCTCTTTTCAGCACGGTCAGCTGTGGAAGCCTCACAAAAAATGGTCAGGGAAGTGAAAGGAGCCTTTTCAAAAGCAAAAGCTCTTAAAAGTCTTATCTGATTTACTCTAATTTTTGCTGTTTCACAAATTCACATATTTTGAAAATTATATAAAACCTTGCTTTCAGAGGAGAATCTTGAACCAGATTCTCTTTTTTTTGAACTATATGGTATTCGTTTGTATATATTGATATCATTTTATCGCGCGGCCGCAGAAAACAAATAGGAGGTGTAAAACGTGGGACTTGGTTCAACAGTTGTGAATCTCAGTAACGCAAAGAGGCTTCAGATTGTTTGGGACACCGGAGTTGTACAGGATGGAGAACCGGTTTATTACAGACAATCCATACCCGTGGATAGCTCCATTACCGAGCAGGAAGCCTACGACGCAGCCTACAACCTCGCTTCTCTCTCCACTTATACCATTAGCGAGATAAGGCTTATCAGTACAGACAGTCTCGGACCAATTGATTAATGAGGAGGTGTGATTAGTTGAAAACCCTTAACATGAGATGGTATGACGCTGCTCAAGGTAAATCAAAAGGGCTTGTGCTTAGATCCCCAAAAGATGGTCTAACTCAGGCTGAAGTTCAGAATGTCATGGATACCCTTGTGACTCTTAAGGTTATTCCCTCAAACTACGCAACGGATTACGCAAGCGTCATTGACAAAGCCACAAACGAACTCTTTAACCTGATCTAATGAAACCCTGAAGCGGGCCATTTTGGCCCGCTTTTAATAAAGGAGGTGTGAAATGTACTTTCTAAAGTCGTTAACCGGGTTGCTCTCTCTTGGTGCTTGTTTGCTTGAAAGACCCGGTGAAGGGAATAAGAAGAAGCAGGAATTAAAGAACCTCATATATCAGGTACTTCCGGAGGAAGACTGGAAATTAGACAAAAATCTGCTCGATGAAGTCCTTGATAAAGCCATCGATATAGTAGTTTCCTGGCTTAACAGGACTATCTGGAAAACAGCTTAAAGACCGCCCCTCAGGCGGTCTTTTCACTGCTTCAATTCCTTGGGCAATTTCCCCGCAAAGCATAGAATATTAATGGAGGGGATTGCTATGATCGGAGATCTGGTGCTCCTTGGCATTGCATTATTCGCCTATTCTCTTTTCATAAGGTGGATAACACTTTATCTGTGGCATGGAAAAAGAGTGAGGAAAGAAATTGCAGAAAAGGCAATAAACACCTTTGAAAGGATTGAAAATGAAGTTCCCGCTCATGAGAAAAATTTGATTGAATCGAAAATTCACAGAATCAAAGAATGGGCATCAATTCATCTGTCTGAACACAAAAAAGCTTAGAAAAGATAACGAGAGCAAAGAACCGAGAAAATCGAGATCCGAGATGACGAGAAGAAACTACGCTCGGTTCGTTGTAGGTTATTGGTTGTGAGTTGTTGGTTGTAGGTTGTGCGTGCTTTGTCGTGCATAGCCTTAGCTTTAGATCAGCACAGCGTTTTCATTCATTTTCTCGTACTCTCCGTTCTCGATTGCCTGTGATTTACGTACAACCTACAACCAACAACAATTTTGCTGTTGTATAGCCGCCTTATAAAACCTTCAAATATAATCCCATCCATAATCTGGCAAGGTTATCGGAAATATCCCTTCTAATCCTAAATCCATGCCTTCATTAAAAACAGCCTTCGTCAGTTCAGTATTATCAAGCTTACTTGCTTTATTTTTGAATTCTTTGTATTCTCTTTCAGAAAGCCTTTCAAGGAAAAAACCTTCGAGTTGAGAAAAGAAGTTTTCTGAAGATATTATTTTTGCAGTGCCTTCAAAAGTTGTAGTTTTATCAGCTGGGTAATCAAAACTGTTATCATAATGAAGCACGCAATAATTCTTGTTTTTTTCAGCCGTTACGGCTCTAATAATACGAAGCACCTCACTTTTATTGCCTCCATATTCCAGCACATGGAGTTCGTTGTCTATACTCGTAAAGGTGCAGTAAGATTCTTCTCCCAGGTAAGTTTCGCCAGGCCTGCATGCAATGTATCCAGATTTGAAAATCGCCTTAAAGCTATCATAACTTCGCAAATACCTGACTGTCTTCTTTTGATGAATTGAGAGAATTTTTCCAACATCTTTTGAATAAGCTTTTTGAACTTTTGTTTTTTCACCATCAGGTAGTATCTTCGCCGTATGATAACAGCCAAATTCAACCGCCCCGAATCTTTTATACAGCCCCCTTGTTCCGGATATGATAAACATAGATATACCCATTTTGATGCTCTTTGCCTGCATCATTTCAAGCATTCTGGAAGCAAAACCCGCTCCCCTGTAATCAGGATGGGTGCACACTGATCCTATTAAACCTACCTTCAACGTATATCCATATATAGATATCTTCGCAGGTTGCATACCAAACAAAGAAACTACCCTGTTCCCATCTTTAACGCCCAGAAGGTTGCCTATATTTTTCTCTGAAAGAAAAACCGGAAAACAAGCGCCCATGTCTTTCTCGAAAATCTCACTGGCAAGCTCAATTGCGCTTTTTAGATCTTCTGGCATTAATACGCCAGGTTTCAACATAAAATCCCCACCCTCCGAGAATCTCTTTTGATTTAAATATATCATCCAGAATATCGAGTTTAGTATGGTATAATATCATATACCATTATGTTTCCATTTTTGAGTCCTGTGACCATCGTTGCCAAAAACATAATAAGGAGATGGTTTTTTATGGAACCGAGGATTGTAACAAAACCTGCATTTGAAGCAGTTGGAATGAGATATTACGGAAAGAATGAAAAGGGTGAAATATCTGAACTCTGGGAAATTTTTATGAAAGAAACAGCTGCACTTGGCATGGATGAATCAACATTCGAGGAGTGTTATGGATTAATGGGACCCATGGATAAGGAGGGTAATTTTGAGTATATTGCCTGTGTCCCCGCAAAGCATTTTGAAAAAATACCTGAAAACATGGTAAAAAAAGAAATTCCCCAATCAAGATACCTTGTCTTTACCCACACAGGAAGCCTTGAAACCCTTCATGATACTTTTGACTTCATCTACAACAAATACCTCCCAAATAGCGAATACGAAGTGAAATGGAATGCATACCATTTTGAATTCTATGATGAACGCTTCAA
The nucleotide sequence above comes from Kosmotoga arenicorallina S304. Encoded proteins:
- a CDS encoding DUF1659 domain-containing protein produces the protein MGLGSTVVNLSNAKRLQIVWDTGVVQDGEPVYYRQSIPVDSSITEQEAYDAAYNLASLSTYTISEIRLISTDSLGPID
- a CDS encoding DUF2922 domain-containing protein, encoding MKTLNMRWYDAAQGKSKGLVLRSPKDGLTQAEVQNVMDTLVTLKVIPSNYATDYASVIDKATNELFNLI
- a CDS encoding GNAT family N-acetyltransferase codes for the protein MLKPGVLMPEDLKSAIELASEIFEKDMGACFPVFLSEKNIGNLLGVKDGNRVVSLFGMQPAKISIYGYTLKVGLIGSVCTHPDYRGAGFASRMLEMMQAKSIKMGISMFIISGTRGLYKRFGAVEFGCYHTAKILPDGEKTKVQKAYSKDVGKILSIHQKKTVRYLRSYDSFKAIFKSGYIACRPGETYLGEESYCTFTSIDNELHVLEYGGNKSEVLRIIRAVTAEKNKNYCVLHYDNSFDYPADKTTTFEGTAKIISSENFFSQLEGFFLERLSEREYKEFKNKASKLDNTELTKAVFNEGMDLGLEGIFPITLPDYGWDYI
- a CDS encoding GyrI-like domain-containing protein; the encoded protein is MEPRIVTKPAFEAVGMRYYGKNEKGEISELWEIFMKETAALGMDESTFEECYGLMGPMDKEGNFEYIACVPAKHFEKIPENMVKKEIPQSRYLVFTHTGSLETLHDTFDFIYNKYLPNSEYEVKWNAYHFEFYDERFNDFKEDSELDIFVPVK